In one window of Vulpes vulpes isolate BD-2025 chromosome 1, VulVul3, whole genome shotgun sequence DNA:
- the LOC112913751 gene encoding olfactory receptor 5K1 — protein MAEENHTLKSEFILTGFTDHPELKTVLFVVFFAIYLITMVGNLGLVVLISKEHHLHMPMYIFLGNLALVDSCCASAITPKMLENFFSENRMVSLYECMGQFYFLCTVETADCFLLAAMAYDRYVAICSPLQYHTVMSKKLCLQMTTGAYIAGNLHSMIHVGLLLRLTFCGSHQINHFYCDILPLYRLSCIDPYVNELVLFIFSGSIQVFTIGSVLISYFYILFTIFKMKSKEGRVKAFSTCASHFLSVSLFYGSLFFMYIRPNLLEQGDKDIPAAILFTIVVPLLNPFIYSLRNKEVITVLRKFLKKKKSHESWKQMISTVA, from the coding sequence ATGGCTGAAGAAAATCATACCCTGAAAAGTGAGTTTATCCTCACAGGATTTACAGATCACCCAGAGTTGAAGACCGTTCTGTTTGTGGTGTTCTTTGCCATCTATCTGATCACCATGGTGGGGAATCTGGGCCTGGTGGTACTGATATCAAAAGAGCATCATCTTCACATGCCAATGTACATCTTTCTGGGCAACCTGGCTCTTGTGGATTCTTGCTGTGCCTCAGCCATTACTCCCAAGATGTTAGAGAACTTCTTTTCTGAGAACAGGATGGTTTCCCTCTATGAGTGCATgggacaattttattttctttgcactGTTGAAACTGCAGACTGCTTTCTCCTGGCAGcaatggcctatgaccgctatgtggccatctgcagcCCACTGCAGTACCACACCGTGATGTCGAAGAAGCTCTGCCTTCAGATGACCACAGGGGCCTACATAGCAGGAAACCTGCATTCCATGATTCACGTAGGGCTTCTCCTTAGGCTAACTTTCTGTGGGTCTCATCAAATTAATCACTTTTACTGTGATATTCTTCCTTTATACAGACTCTCCTGTATTGATCCTTATGTCAATGAACTagtactatttattttttcaggctCCATCCAAGTCTTCACCATAGGCAGCGTATTAATATCTTACTTCTACATTCTCTttactattttcaaaatgaaatccaAAGAAGGAAGGGTCAAAGCATTTTCCACCTGTGCATCTCACTTTTTGTCTGTTTCGTTGTTCTATGGATCTCTTTTTTTCATGTACATTAGACCAAATTTGCTTGAACAAGGGGATAAAGATATCCCAGCTGccattttatttacaatagtagTTCCCTTActaaatccttttatttatagcctgagaaataaagaagtaataaCTGTCCTgagaaaatttttgaagaaaaaaaaatctcatgaaaGTTGGAAACAAATGATATCAACTGTAGCTTAG